Genomic segment of Arachis hypogaea cultivar Tifrunner chromosome 11, arahy.Tifrunner.gnm2.J5K5, whole genome shotgun sequence:
GATCGCTGGAATATTCGAAGAGCTTGCCTTTGGTAGAGAAGATGATGAGTGCGACTTCGGCATCGCATAGCACTGCTATTTCATTTGCCTTCTTCAGTAAACGTACCTATCTACCTATCCTCTGTAACATTGAATCTCCTTCAATCTCCTTATATTCAGCGCATTAAACCTCCTCTGAGAAAATCAATAAACACATCAATAAATTAAACTTTCTTCTTAATTAATTGAATGGTTTAAGCGAAAGGAAACTAACCAAATCGCCTTCAATGACGTATTTGGAGACTTCATCTCTAAGAGTGATGAGATCCTCTTCGCTGAGATCCTTAGTGACCTTGTTGTCCATGCTTATATCGCAGAGAATCTTGCGAGCTCTGCTCCTTCCGATTCCATGGATGTACTGTAGCGAGAACTCAATTCTCTTGTTGTTCGGAATCTCCACTCCGCCAACTCGAGCGCACTCTATGCTTAACTCTCTCACCTGAGCACACAAATTCGAAGAAAAATATAAgcaataagaaaaattatttataaatataatttatataaatataagcaagaagaaaaattatttaacttaattttctTGTAGACGTTCTGAGCTCATTTCTGTTTTCCTAACTGCGATGCAATCTCAGATCAAAATCCAGCTGGATACTCAATTAATCTCTTATCAATTTTCCTCTTATCAAACAAATCCTAATAGACTATTTTGTCTTGCAATCTATATATCCATATGGAAGGTTGTAATTCTGTACCTGTGGGGTAAGTACTGAAGGCAACTCCATGTAGCATATGAACCCATTAAGACTCCAATGACATAGAACTGTGGCCCTAACTCTAACTGATCAGCAAGTTCTTGAATGTCAAGTGCTTCACTTTTGAGCGAGTGTTTGGGATTTGGATCACTTTCTCCATACCCAGCTCGGTCATATTGCAGTAGATATATGCCTAGTTCATCTATTAGTtcctgtatatatgtatatatacacgTTGAGTAACCTTATTCAGCATATGAATATCTTAATTGTATAGTACTACTATTCTATTTAAGTTGAAAGGGAATGAGTAATTGTACTTGGGGTGCGAGAAAGTTCATCTCTTTGGAGCTTCCAAAACCATGGACAATGATGATCTTATACTTTGCCACATCCTTAGAAACCCCTCTCTCAAGATAAGCCAGGTGCCTCCCATCTCTGAGTTTAATTCTTGGTGAAATCACAGCAAAATCATCTTGGTTTGGAGAAACAAACTTAGTCCCCTAAAACAAAAACCCAACAACATATATAATATTGAAAACATTAAGAATGAACAAATCTTATCAGTGTTTACCTGACAGAAACCTCTGCAGAGTTGTTTTGTCTGAGATTGTGATGGTTTCTTATCATTGAACAATAGTTTAAGGTGATGTCCGAATCTTTTCATCTGTTCTTGATGACTTAGTAGATCCAAGCTATGCTTTTTATTTCTGTGTGCACATCAAATATGAATGGAATGAAAATTGAATTTGGTTCATTTGGTTTGTTTAAATCAgagaaaatcaaacaaaaagcaaTCGGATCGTGGAATTCATGAATTGTTGCGATATGATGaaggaaaaagaacaaaaagtagaCCTTTTGACAACGAAGAGGGATCCCTGGACGTCCTTGCGACTCTGCAAACGGTAATcgcagaaagaagagagagaaagcgttagatagagagagatagagaatggAATAGATGAAACGAAGGAGATTATAAAGGAACGAATCCATTGGGAGAGGTCGATGTTGAACTCGTAGAAGGTGACGTGTGCAGCGGTGATGAGGATTTCCTCGACGAACGGATCGATGCGCTGAAGATCAGTGAGGTTGAGGAGCTTCGTGCTGTGCTAGTCGAGATTGGGGATGAGCTTCCCGTTCTGAGACATTATGGAACCGCAAACACAAACCCTAGAATTTTGCGGGTTGGGTTTCGGCTTTCGATGTGTTCTGTGCCTGAGAGTGAAAATGGAAAAGGGggcagggtttagggtttgaagCAGCCGGTTCTACTGGCTTTTACTGGGAAAAAGGAGATCCTTAGAGAGATTGATACACTGACACGATGAAGGAAGGAGGAGAGAAAAGGAGGAGAGACAGAGAGTGAGAAACttagaagggagagagaaggagcAACGCAGAAACAGAGATAATAGAATAACCTTTACCTTTAACAATCTACttcttcattattttattttaaaataacgtGAGGACGACACCTGGCTTAATGAGCCACGGCAATTATGTGCTAGTTAATTGACTAATTTTTTTGAAGTATGTGCTAGTTAATTTTGTTGACTTAATGTCACTCTTTATGGTTCTTTATGGTGTAATTTTTTGAAtgtttttacataaaaactaataataaaaatattacttttatttttttgtcaatgaTCGCGTTGTTGATAAGCCGCTATTTTacgatttattttgtattgaattgagcggattttatttattattctcacttattcatataatttgcatgttttatatttttctttcctaattttgtactatgattgaaaacatgctttttttgcCTTAAATTCGctaattttaatcttctcttattaccattcgatgctatgatatgtttgttaagtgttttcagggtttatagggcaggaatggcttagagaatagaaaagaagcatgcaaaagtggaaggaacacaagaaatcaagtatttcagaatctggtagcgacgcgcacgcatggacgatgcgtacgtgtgactggTGCAGTAGAcacacgacgcgcacgcgtggctgacgcctACGCGTGGCCAGTGAAAAAGaccagcgacgtgtacgcgtggctgacgcgtacgcgtgacagagagTCACGTGCTACATTAaacagaagacgctgggggcgatttctgggctgctttggacccagtttcaagcccgaaaatactgattagaggctgcagagtggagctggaaggaggattcattcattcatactttcattcacattagttaggtttagatgtagttttctagagtaggttttagtatttttaggtttagtttttctcaaattcagatttctaccttacttttatttagttttcttatacttttatttgttctagtactttggtttgtCTACTTCTATCATTGATTcttttatgttgccaatttagtttatgaattcttcttatttcctttACTCCTTATTAATGCAAgttatgttttcatgtttatgATTGCTTCTTTCTccatttgttattattgtttcctAATGCAATCGTTGGtcttagattttgctatgtcttgttagttttctaagtttttattctatgccttccaagtgtttgataaaatgcttggttggattttaaattagatttttatgttcttaacttggattgatcaattagagactcttgagttatcaaaattcttttgttgattagtGATTGAGACTTGCTGGTTGGCTtagacttcactaaatctagtctttgattaggacttgtaaacttaagttgattttgctcacttgacttttcttcattgttagaggttaactaagtaaaagcaaaaggcaattaccatcacaattgatgatgataatgagaataggaattccaattctcaatccttgctaggacttttcttagttgttattttatttccttatcatttacattacttgtctcttatcacaaaaaactccaaaaatacttttccataaccaattataagtatacttccctgcaattccttgagagacgacccgaagtttaaatacttcggttaattttattgggtttgtatttgtgacaaacaatttaaacattgattgaggtttaattgtcggtttagaattaTATTTGCAACGcaataatttttgtgaaaatctttaccaataTTTTTCCTCCGTCAGTTGTCCTATTATGTTAAAAAACAAGGATCAAATTGAGCTTTTTTTTAGTCAATAAACACTCTATCCTTCGAAATACTCATCAAGGACCAAATTGAatgtttacttaaaaaaaatcccaacacaatttttctttttaattaaaaaaaagtgagtctttattttttaaatgctACATTATTGTTCATATAACTTTCGAAGTAATTAAGTTCTATGTTTCTAATAAACTTGGATTTGACCGTTTTGGGTAGCTAACTAGTTTAATTTCCAATTTACATCATAGCTAGCTATCCCCACTAATTTGTTGCATATTAGAATGATGAGACACGTCCATATTACATCCCCTATTTCCTATGTTACAGAAAGTAACAATATAGTGACGACAATAGCAAGAGGTCAATGCGGAACTTGATGATCAATGATTATGAAAATATTGGCATCTGATTCTAAATTATTGGTTT
This window contains:
- the LOC112721494 gene encoding uncharacterized protein, giving the protein MKRFGHHLKLLFNDKKPSQSQTKQLCRGFCQGTKFVSPNQDDFAVISPRIKLRDGRHLAYLERGVSKDVAKYKIIIVHGFGSSKEMNFLAPQELIDELGIYLLQYDRAGYGESDPNPKHSLKSEALDIQELADQLELGPQFYVIGVLMGSYATWSCLQYLPHRYRITTFHMDI